The Sciurus carolinensis chromosome 18, mSciCar1.2, whole genome shotgun sequence genome contains a region encoding:
- the Fbxo24 gene encoding F-box only protein 24, producing the protein MGEKAVPTLRRRRVKRSCPSCGPEPGGQEKKGRGNPISVQLFPPELVEHIISFLPVRDVIALGQTCHYFHEVCDAEGVWRRICRRLSPRLREQGSGVRPWKRAAILNYTKGLYFQAFGGRRRCLSKSVAPLLAHGYRRFLPTKDHVFILDYVGTLFFLKNALVSSTLGQIQWKRACRYVVLCRGAKDFASDPRCDTVYRKYLYVLATREQPGVVGTTSSRACDCVEVYLQSSGQRVFKMTFHHSMSFKQIVLVGQETQRALLLLTEEGKIYSLVVNETQLDQPRSYTVQLALRKVSRCLPHLRVTCMASNQSSTLYITDQGGVYFEVHTPGVYRDLFGTLQAFDPLDQQMPLALSLPAKILFCALGYNHLGLVDEFGRIFMQGNNRYGQLGTGDKMDRGEPTQVHYLQCPIALWCGLNHSLVLSQGSDFSKELLGCGCGAGGRLPGWPKGSASFVKLHVKVPLCACSLCSTRECLYMLSSHDIEHYPAYRDLPASRVVGSPEPSLGTGAPQDPGGAARACEEYLSQIHSCPTLQDRMEKMKEIVGWMPLMAAQKDFFWEALDMLQRAAGGVGPGPSTPES; encoded by the exons ATGGGCGAGAAGGCGGTCCCTACGCTAAGGAGGAGGCGG GTGAAGCGGAGCTGTCCTTCCTGTGGCCCAGAGCCTGGGGGCcaagagaagaagggaagaggaaaccCTATTTCTGTTCAATTGTTTCCCCCAGAGCTG GTGGAGCATATCATCTCATTCCTCCCAGTAAGAGATGTCATCGCCCTAGGTCAGACCTGCCACTACTTCCACGAAGTGTGCGATGCTGAGGGCGTGTGGAGACGCATCTGCCGCAGACTCAGTCCACGCCTTCGAGAGCAGGGTTCTGGGGTCCGGCCCTGGAAGAGAGCTGCCATTCTTAACT aCACAAAGGGCCTGTATTTTCAGGCATTTGGTGGCCGCCGCCGATGTCTCAGCAAGAGCGTGGCCCCCCTTCTAGCCCATGGCTACCGTCGTTTCTTGCCCACCAAGGACCACGTCTTCATTCTCGACTATGTGGGGACCCTGTTCTTCCTCAAAAATGCACTGGTCTCCTCCACCCTTGGCCAGATCCAGTGGAAACGGGCCTGCCGCTATGTTGTGTTGTGTCGTGGAGCCAAGGAC TTTGCTTCAGACCCAAGATGTGACACAGTTTACCGTAAATACCTCTACGTCTTGGCCACTCGGGAGCAGCCAGGAGTGGTAGGCACAACCAGCAGCCGGGCCTGTGACTGTGTGGAGGTCTATCTGCAGTCCAGTGGGCAGCGGGTCTTCAAGATGACGTTCCACCACTCCATGAGCTTCAAACAGATTGTGCTGGTTGGTCAGGAGACCCAGCGGGCTCTTTTGCTCCTCACAG aggaaggaaagatCTACTCTTTGGTAGTGAATGAGACCCAACTGGACCAGCCACGCTCCTACACAGTTCAGCTGGCCCTCAGGAAGGTGTCCCGTTGCCTGCCTCACCTGCGTGTGACCTGCATGGCTTCCAACCAGAGCAGTACCCTCTACATCACGG ACCAGGGGGGAGTGTATTTTGAGGTGCATACCCCAGGGGTGTATCGTGATCTCTTTGGGACCCTTCAAGCCTTTGACCCCTTGGACCAGCAGATGCCACTCGCTCTCTCACTGCCTGCCAAG ATCCTATTCTGTGCTCTTGGCTACAATCACCTTGGCCTGGTGGATGAATTTGGCCGAATCTTTATGCAGGGAAATAACAGATATGGGCAATTGGGAACAGGGGACAAAATGGACCGAGGGGAACCCACTCAG GTACATTATCTGCAATGCCCCATTGCCCTGTGGTGCGGCCTCAACCATTCCCTGGTGCTGAGCCAGGGCTCCGACTTCAGCAAGGAACTTCTGGGCTGTGGCTGTGGGGCTGGAGGCCGCCTGCCTGGCTGGCCTAAGGGGAGTGCCTCCTTCGTCAAGCTCCACGTCAAG GTTCCTCTGTGTGCCTGTTCCCTCTGTTCCACCAGAGAGTGCCTCTACATGCTGTCTAGCCATGACATTGAGCACTACCCTGCTTATCGGGACCTGCCAGCCAGCAGGGTGGTGGGGAGCCCTGAACCCAGCCTGGGGACTGGAGCCCCCCAGGACCCTGGGGGGGCAGCCCGGGCCTGTGAGGAGTACCTCAGCCAGATCCACAGTTGCCCCACATTACAGGACCgcatggagaaaatgaaggagaTCGTGGGCTGGATGCCCTTGATGGCCGCACAGAAGGATTTCTTCTGGGAGGCCCTAGACATGCTGCAGAGGGCTGCTGGCGGTGTTGGCCCAGGCCCATCAACCCCTGAGAGCTGA